A DNA window from uncultured Methanoregula sp. contains the following coding sequences:
- a CDS encoding mechanosensitive ion channel family protein has translation MVFSAAELNYIFALAALVSGILLAFVVRFIVRWLEAKAQETETKWDDIIIAAIGTPLQVTIVALAVYAALTFVGILPLNYPGLLDEQLVSAFWIVMGAWIISSFLHDVIAIYGHELAEKSDSDWDDRLVELLELIVKWLVWFAALMAILSVFEVNITPFLAGAGIAGLAVALAAQDIISNFFGGAIITIDKPFKVGDRVKVDQYYGDVLNVGPRSTRIKTLDYQVVTIPNNKITTNVIVNYSEPDEKLRITIPVSVAYGTDIESVKKILLEISGEVIGSSDYLLADPAPKVFFTEFADSSLRFVLYVWARKYNLPDEIKDAINSRIALRFAEAGIEIPFPQMEVRLKK, from the coding sequence ATGGTGTTTAGCGCTGCCGAACTCAACTACATCTTTGCCCTGGCGGCCCTGGTATCCGGCATACTCCTGGCGTTTGTGGTGCGGTTCATTGTCCGCTGGCTGGAAGCAAAAGCCCAGGAGACCGAGACGAAATGGGATGATATCATCATCGCTGCTATCGGTACGCCCCTCCAGGTCACGATCGTGGCCCTTGCCGTGTACGCAGCCCTGACCTTTGTCGGCATCCTTCCGCTCAATTACCCGGGTCTCCTGGACGAACAGCTGGTGTCGGCCTTCTGGATCGTGATGGGTGCATGGATCATCTCCTCGTTCCTGCACGATGTTATCGCCATTTACGGCCACGAGCTTGCGGAAAAATCCGACAGCGACTGGGATGACCGGCTCGTGGAACTGCTCGAACTCATCGTGAAATGGCTGGTCTGGTTCGCGGCCCTGATGGCGATCCTCTCGGTGTTCGAAGTGAATATCACCCCGTTCCTCGCAGGCGCAGGCATCGCTGGTCTCGCGGTTGCGCTGGCAGCGCAGGATATCATCTCGAATTTCTTTGGCGGGGCCATCATCACCATTGACAAACCGTTCAAGGTCGGCGACCGGGTCAAGGTGGACCAGTATTACGGCGATGTCCTCAATGTCGGCCCCCGCAGCACCCGGATAAAAACGCTCGACTACCAGGTTGTGACGATTCCCAACAACAAGATCACGACCAATGTCATTGTCAACTATTCCGAGCCGGATGAGAAACTCCGGATCACCATCCCTGTATCCGTTGCGTACGGGACCGATATCGAATCCGTCAAAAAGATCCTTCTTGAGATATCCGGCGAAGTGATCGGCAGCTCGGACTATCTCCTTGCGGATCCTGCCCCAAAAGTCTTCTTCACCGAGTTTGCCGATTCCAGCCTCAGGTTCGTCCTCTATGTCTGGGCACGGAAATACAATCTTCCCGACGAGATCAAAGACGCGATCAATTCCCGGATCGCTCTCCGGTTTGCCGAGGCCGGAATCGAGATCCCCTTCCCCCAGATGGAAGTCCGGCTCAAAAAATAA
- a CDS encoding PH domain-containing protein, producing MLLETHPDPRSFLYRYTLACFPILLVVISVFVRSFLEQMSKTLIPGIPAMFSSATPALTSITGISIFLVAPVGIFIIVAGIGWALRFTELWTGTALTLGLSVIVAFILMGNSGLSPASEKYIFNLLYWIAFLVQPFCILAAIVTLAWAEKFRRSITYRILNDNIEISGGVWKHQEHLVPHHQIGRIVLEQDLFGRMFNYGTVIPQSISRWGAETSFRGVGASGQKDNLGAMIGFFKGREEASRNPLDCFFGIPAPGKAQEIMKTLMIRSATRQEEQVSYLKQIRDKI from the coding sequence GTGCTTCTTGAAACCCATCCGGATCCCCGGAGTTTTCTCTACAGATACACGCTTGCCTGTTTTCCCATCCTCCTTGTCGTCATCTCGGTATTTGTCCGGTCGTTTCTGGAACAGATGAGTAAAACCTTAATTCCGGGAATTCCTGCCATGTTCAGTTCGGCAACCCCGGCCCTGACGAGCATCACCGGCATCTCCATCTTTCTCGTGGCCCCTGTCGGGATCTTCATCATTGTTGCCGGTATCGGCTGGGCCCTGCGGTTTACCGAGCTCTGGACAGGCACGGCTCTCACGCTTGGCCTCAGCGTCATTGTCGCGTTTATCCTGATGGGAAATTCCGGACTTTCGCCTGCGTCCGAGAAATATATCTTCAATCTCCTGTACTGGATAGCGTTCCTTGTCCAGCCATTCTGTATTCTTGCAGCAATCGTCACCCTTGCCTGGGCCGAGAAATTCCGGCGGAGCATCACGTACCGCATCCTGAACGACAATATTGAGATCTCCGGGGGTGTCTGGAAACACCAGGAGCACCTGGTTCCGCACCACCAGATTGGCCGCATTGTCCTGGAACAGGATCTCTTCGGCCGGATGTTCAATTACGGAACGGTCATTCCCCAGAGCATCTCCCGGTGGGGAGCCGAGACCTCGTTCCGCGGGGTGGGTGCCAGCGGGCAGAAAGATAATCTCGGGGCAATGATCGGTTTTTTCAAGGGGCGCGAGGAAGCCTCCCGCAATCCCCTGGATTGTTTCTTCGGGATTCCGGCGCCCGGAAAGGCGCAGGAGATCATGAAAACCCTGATGATCCGGTCCGCAACCCGGCAGGAGGAGCAGGTATCGTACCTGAAACAGATCCGCGACAAGATCTAA
- a CDS encoding PLP-dependent aminotransferase family protein, whose product MSQPTLTESRGNPGNGKNYTFAPRMAKTPKSFIREILKVTEDPRIISFAGGLPNPSLIDVDNIAKAAASVLASDGRSALQYSTTEGYRPLRQFIADRYRKRLGLAISPDEILITNGSQQCLDLIGKILIGKGDHIAIERPGYLGAIQAFSLYEPVFHPVILHEDGPDTAQLAHTLSKHPVRFFYGIPNSQNPSGITYSEERREEIAGIIQETDTLFVEDDAYGELNFSGKSLPSFKKFIPDQTIITGSFSKILAPGMRMGWVVAPPVIMEQLVVAKQASDLHSNYLSQRIAFEYLQTQDIDAHIRKIQSSYRHQRDVMIRCMEENFPDTVSFTRPLGGMFIWVTLPEGISSMDVFNAALAQNIAVLPGSPFYIDGGGNNTLRINFSNATDEKIRAGIERLAAVIKNQKPK is encoded by the coding sequence ATGAGCCAACCGACACTCACCGAATCCCGGGGAAACCCGGGGAACGGAAAAAACTACACCTTTGCACCGCGGATGGCAAAAACTCCCAAATCCTTTATCCGGGAAATTCTCAAGGTAACCGAGGACCCCCGGATCATATCGTTTGCCGGGGGGCTGCCGAATCCCTCCTTAATCGATGTTGATAATATAGCAAAAGCGGCAGCCTCCGTGCTTGCTTCCGATGGCCGATCTGCCCTCCAGTACTCTACGACCGAAGGCTACCGGCCGCTCCGGCAGTTCATTGCCGACCGGTACCGGAAACGGCTCGGTCTTGCAATTTCACCGGATGAGATCCTGATCACCAACGGATCCCAGCAGTGCCTGGACCTTATCGGCAAGATCCTGATCGGAAAAGGCGATCATATCGCCATCGAACGGCCCGGCTATCTCGGGGCAATCCAGGCCTTCTCATTGTACGAGCCGGTCTTCCATCCAGTCATTCTCCATGAGGACGGGCCGGATACCGCCCAGCTCGCCCATACCCTTTCAAAGCATCCGGTCCGGTTTTTTTACGGGATCCCGAACTCCCAGAACCCCTCCGGCATCACGTACTCCGAAGAGCGCCGGGAGGAGATTGCAGGAATTATTCAGGAGACGGATACGCTTTTTGTCGAGGACGACGCTTACGGCGAACTGAATTTTTCGGGAAAATCCCTGCCATCGTTTAAAAAATTCATCCCTGACCAGACTATCATAACCGGATCGTTCTCGAAGATCCTCGCCCCCGGCATGCGGATGGGCTGGGTTGTCGCTCCCCCGGTCATCATGGAGCAGCTGGTTGTTGCAAAACAGGCCTCCGATCTCCATTCCAATTACCTGTCCCAGAGGATCGCGTTTGAGTATCTCCAGACTCAGGACATCGATGCCCACATACGGAAGATCCAGTCCTCCTACCGGCACCAGCGGGATGTCATGATCCGGTGCATGGAGGAGAATTTCCCGGATACCGTTTCGTTCACCCGGCCCCTGGGAGGCATGTTCATCTGGGTCACCCTGCCGGAAGGTATCTCGTCCATGGATGTTTTCAATGCAGCACTTGCACAGAACATTGCCGTCCTCCCGGGATCCCCGTTCTATATCGACGGGGGCGGAAACAATACCCTCAGGATCAATTTCTCAAATGCAACTGATGAGAAGATCCGGGCCGGGATCGAACGGCTCGCAGCGGTTATCAAAAACCAGAAACCAAAATAA